A region of the Burkholderia savannae genome:
GCGCCGCCTCGACGGCCGCGTTCAGCGCGAGGATGTTGGTCTGGAACGCGATCCCTTCGATGATGCCGATGATTTCGGCAATCTTCGACGAGCGCTCGCTGATGTCGGTCATCGTGTCGACGACCTGGCCGACGACCGAACTGCCGCGCAGCGCGACGTCCGACGCATTGGACGCGAGCCCGCTCGCCTGCTGCGCGTTGTCCGCATTCTGCCGGACGGTCGACGTGAGCTCTTCCATGCTCGATGCGGTCTCCTGCAGCGAAGCCGCCTGCTCTTCGGTGCGCGACGACAGATCGAGGTTGCCGGCCGCGATCTGCCCGGAGGCGGTGGCGACCGCATCGCTGCCCATGCGCACGCGCTCGACGATGCCCTTCAGGCTGCCGTTCATGTCGGCGAGCGCTTTCAGCAACTGGCCCGTCTCGTCCTTCGACGTCGTGTCGATGCGCGTCGTGAGATCGCCGTCGGCGACGGTGCGCGCGAACTTCACCGCATCGCCCATCGGCTTCGTGATCGAGCGCGAGATCAGCACGCCGAGCCACAGCACGACCGCGAGCACGGCCGCCGCCGCGGACACCTCGAGCGTCACCGCGCGATCGATGATGTCCTTCGCTTCGTTCGAGCCGGCCTGCCCGAGATCGGCGTTGAACGCGCGATGCGCGGCGAGCGCCGAGTCCATCTGCTTGGCGATCTCGATCATCCGCGTGCCCATCAGGTCGCCCGCCTCCTGCTTCTTGCCGTCGCGCGACAACGCGAGCACGTTGTCGCGCACCGCGTCGAGCTGACTCATCAGCGCGCGGTCGGTCGCGAGCATCTCCTTGTCCTTGTCATTGGACAGCAGCGGTTCGTACTTCGTGAACTGATCGTCGACGTTGCGCCGTTCCTGCGCGATCTTCTGTTCGAAA
Encoded here:
- a CDS encoding methyl-accepting chemotaxis protein, translating into MKLFYDMKIGARLIVLILAALVALCAITGFGIYESRRVYTAASYSTVNTVPSFVVLDDAQRAFDSMLLLVNQHVLSTNADQAKDFEQKIAQERRNVDDQFTKYEPLLSNDKDKEMLATDRALMSQLDAVRDNVLALSRDGKKQEAGDLMGTRMIEIAKQMDSALAAHRAFNADLGQAGSNEAKDIIDRAVTLEVSAAAAVLAVVLWLGVLISRSITKPMGDAVKFARTVADGDLTTRIDTTSKDETGQLLKALADMNGSLKGIVERVRMGSDAVATASGQIAAGNLDLSSRTEEQAASLQETASSMEELTSTVRQNADNAQQASGLASNASDVALRGSSVVGQVVDTMTDISERSSKIAEIIGIIEGIAFQTNILALNAAVEAARAGEQGRGFAVVAGEVRSLAQRSSSAAKEIKDLISASVQKIRDGSALAGEAGKTMAEVTQAVARVTDIMGEIAAASAEQSRGIEQVNLAITQMDQVTQQNAALVEEAAAASHSLEEQGRELKQTVAFFRLDGASADSASHRRSASASATSTSTVTAPRAAHAVRVVDAVKPAPSAAPAAPVVPAARAAAAADATADWETF